A portion of the Bombus terrestris chromosome 3, iyBomTerr1.2, whole genome shotgun sequence genome contains these proteins:
- the LOC100648087 gene encoding bystin has protein sequence MGKATKIKVSKQPKTALGDQIEEAQTVKSNNRRKVRIRHEDDDKFVDPALTKRILSQARQQQMEIEEESGIGQSTRSIKKPLIKLDTNAEFSDSEEVSSEDEQDTAQYYEHIEINEEDERAIQMFMSKDAAPTKTLADIILEKLTEKKTEIETQFSDAGSIQMQELDPRVKAMYEGVRDVLTKYRSGKLPKAFKIVPNLKNWEQILYITDPTKWSAAAMYQATRIFASNLKEKMAQRFYNLILLPRIRDDLAEYKRLNFHLYEALRKALYKPAGFMKGILLPLLESGTCTLREAVIIGSVLAKNSIPTLHSSAAILKIAEMDYTGANSIFLRIFLDKKYALPYRVIDAVVFHFLRFERDPRELPVLWHQALLTFVQRYKGDISSEQKEALLGLLRKQSHHTITPEIRRELQHAKCRDIEITEPKLEPMVC, from the exons atGGGCAAAGCAACAAAGATAAAGGTTTCTAAACAACCTAAAACAGCCTTAGGTGATCAAATAGAAGAAGCACAAACTGTAAAATCGAACAACAGGCGAAAGGTCAGAATTCGCCACGAAGATGATGATAAG TTTGTGGACCCTGCTCTTACAAAACGAATCCTATCTCAAGCCAGACAACAACAAATGGAAATTGAAGAAGAAAGTGGAATTGGACAAAGTACAAGATCTATAAAGAAACCATTAATAAAACTTGACACTAATGCTGAATTTAGTGATTCAGAGGAAGTATCAAGTGAAGATGAACAGGATACTGCACAATATTATGAAcatattgaaataaatgaagaaGATGAAAGAGCTATACAAATGTTCATGTCTAAGGATGCTGCCCCTACGAAGACATTAGCTgatataatattagaaaagttaacagaaaaaaaaacagaaattgAAACTCAATTTTCAGATGCAGGCTCAATTCAAATGCAAGAATTAGACCCAAGAGTGAAAGCAATGTATGAAGGTGTTAGAGATGTATTAACAAAATATCGCAGTGGAAAATTACCTAAAGCATTCAAAATTGTtcctaatttaaaaaattgggaacaaatattatatattactgaTCCAACAAAATGGTCAGCTGCAGCAATGTATCAAGCTACTAGAATATTTGCTTCTAATCTCAAAGAAAAAATGGCGcaaagattttataatttaatattattaccaCGAATTAGAGATGACTTAGCAGAatataaaagattaaattttcaTCTATATGAAGCATTACGGAAAGCACTGTATAAACCTGCTGGTTTCATGAAAGGAATTTTACTTCCACTTTTAGAATCTGGAACTTGTACATTAAGAGAAGCTGTTATTATTGGATCTGTGCTTGCTAAAAATTCAATACCAACTTTACATTCTTCAGCAGCAATACTAAAAATTGCAGAGATGGATTACACTGGAGCTAATAGTATTTTCCttagaatatttttagataaaaaatatGCTCTTCCATATAGAGTTATTGATGCAGTGGTATTTCATTTTCTtag ATTCGAAAGAGATCCTAGAGAGCTTCCAGTTTTATGGCATCAGGCATTATTAACttttgtacaacgttataaaggTGATATTAGTTCTGAACAAAAAGAAGCTTTATTAGGATTATTAAGGAAACAATCTCATCATACAATTACACCTGAAATAAGAAGAGAATTGCAACATGCTAAATGCAGAGACATAGAAATCACAGAACCTAAATTAGAACCTATGGTTTGCTAG
- the LOC100650433 gene encoding DNA replication licensing factor Mcm7 yields the protein MPPKISMDYAKVREQLKIFLTSFVAIDNETGKKALKYKTQLSNIAHREQVDLLIELDDIHDFDDELAISIANNTRRYVNLLLELIQEMLPELKERPVPPKDALDVYIEHRLLMESRNRHDGEQRDPRNKYAPELMRRFEVYFKDFETAKAYSVRDIKADKIGKLVTVRGIVTRCSDVMPLLVVATYTCDQCGAETFQPVQSLKYMPLRQCPSDDCRINKAGGVLDMQTRGSKFVKFQEIKIQEHSDQVPVGHIPRTLTIYCRGETTRKCLPGDHVLITGIFLPIIKSGFSVRVGAALLNETYLDAHRIVCLTNSQTADDSNAVLTNDELSLIVEEDFYGKLARSIAPEIYGLEDVKKALLLLLVGGTDKQREDIKIRGNINICLMGDPGVAKSQLLSFITRLAPRSQYTTGRGSSGVGLTASVMKDNLTGQMMLEGGALVLADEGVCCIDEFDKMADADRTAIHEVMEQQTISIAKAGITTRLNARVSILAAANPAYGRYNPKRTIEQNIQLPAALLSRFDLLWLIQDRADRGNDLKMAQHITYVHQHCIQPPMESQALDMNLIRRYITVCKTKQPVVPEELTDYIVESYVEMRKAARNSQDKTFTSARNLLALLRLSTALARLRLSDVVEKADVIEANRLIEMSKYSINYSETLSTNVQENPMSRIFYLIKELASNTKTVKVSDILERCTTKGFKPDQINDCIEEYEALNVWQVNQTRTQITFI from the exons ATGCCACCAAAAATATCAATGGATTATGCAAAAGTTAGGG AACAATTAAAGATTTTTTTGACGAGCTTTGTAGCAATAGATAATGAAACTGGCAAGAAAGCACTTAAATATAAGACACAACTCAGTAATATTGCTCACCGTGAACAAGTAGATTTACTAATAGAGTTAGATGATATACATGACTTCGATGATGAATTAGCGATATCTATTGCAAACAATACTAGAAGATATGTTAATTTACTTTTGGAG CTTATTCAAGAGATGTTACCTGAGTTAAAAGAAAGACCTGTACCACCAAAAGATGCTTTGGATGTATATATTGAACATAGATTATTAATGGAAAGTCGTAACAGACATGATGGAGAGCAACGAGATCCGAGAAATAAATATGCCCCAGAACTTATGAGACGCTT TGAAGTGTATTTCAAGGATTTTGAGACAGCAAAAGCATATTCTGTGAGAGATATAAAAGCTGACAAAATAGGAAAACTAGTTACAGTGAGAGGTATAGTAACAAGATGCAGTGATGTAATGCCCCTTCTTGTTGTTGCTACATATACATGCGACCAATGCGGTGCTGAGACATTCCAACCA gtTCAATCTCTCAAATATATGCCATTACGACAATGTCCCAGTGATGATTGTCGTATAAATAAAGCTGGTGGTGTGTTAGATATGCAAACAAGAGGGtcaaaatttgtgaaatttcaggaaataaaaatacaagaacaT aGCGATCAAGTTCCAGTGGGTCATATTCCAAGAACATTGACAATATACTGCAGAGGTGAAACAACAAGAAAATGTTTACCTGGGGATCATGTACTTATCACGGGTATTTTTTTACCTATTATAAAATCTGGTTTTAGCGTTCGAGTGGGTGCAGCTCTTCTAAATGAAACTTATTTAGATGCACAT AGAATTGTCTGTCTCACTAATTCACAAACTGCTGATGATAGTAACGCAGTATTAACAAATGATGAATTATCCTTAATAGTGGAGGAAGATTTTTATGGTAAATTAGCTCGTTCTATCGCTCCAGAAATTTATGGACTTGAAGATGTTAAAAAAGCGCTGTTATTACTGCTAGTTGGTGGTACAGATAAACAAAGAGAGGATATTAAAATTAGAG gtaatattaatatttgtttaatggGTGATCCTGGAGTTGCCAAGTCTCAGTTACTTTCGTTTATAACGAGATTAGCTCCTCGATCTCAATATACAACTGGTAGAGGATCTTCTGGAGTAGGTCTAACTGCTTCAGTTATGAAAGATAATTTAACTGGCCAAATGATGCTCGAAGGAGGAGCTTTGGTACTAGCTGACGAAGGTGTTTGTTGCATCGACGAATTTGATAAGATGGCAGATGCTGATCGAACTGCTATTCATGAGGTGATGGAACAACAAACTATATCGATTGCCAAAGCAGGAATTACAACTCGTTTGAACGCAAGAGTTTCGATATTAGCTGCGGCAAATCCTGCTTATGGTAGATATAACCCAAAAAGAACAATTGAGCAGAATATTCAATTACCTGCTGCTTTATTATCACGATTTGATTTATTGTGGTTAATTCAGGATCGAGCAGATCGCGGTAATGACTTAAA AATGGCTCAACATATAACTTACGTTCATCAGCATTGCATACAACCACCTATGGAATCGCAAGCTTTGGATatgaatttaattagaagatatATTACCGTATGTAAAACGAAACAGCCTGTTGTCCCAGAAGAGTTGACTGATTATATAGTTG AGTCCTACGTGGAAATGAGGAAAGCAGCTCGTAATAGCCAGGACAAAACTTTTACATCTGCACGTAATTTATTAGCGCTTTTACGTCTATCGACTGCACTGGCGCGTCTAAGATTATCAGATGTCGTTGAAAAGGCGGATGTTATCGAGGCGAATAGATTAATAGAGAtgtctaaatattctattaaCTATTCTGAAACGTTATCAACAAATGTCCAAGAAAACCCAATGAGCCGAATTTTCTATCTTATTAAAGAACTAGCAAGCAATACGAAAACTGTTAAAGTATCAGATATATTGGAACGATGCACTACTAAAGGATTTAAACCCGATCAAATTAACGATTGTATCGAAGAATACGAGGCGTTGAATGTGTGGCAAGTAAATCAGACAAGAACACAAATtacgtttatttaa